Proteins co-encoded in one Flavobacteriaceae bacterium MAR_2009_75 genomic window:
- a CDS encoding cytochrome c oxidase assembly protein subunit 15 produces the protein MQKHFRKVAKISLVLVYLVIIAGAVVRMTGSGMGCPDWPKCFGHYIPPTDVSELQWAPDTEIEKGQIIIVDEKLLVATKDFNTVKTFNHRNWEAYTKHDYAKFNVAHTWIEYINRLFGALAGLATLALALLSIPLYKKNKKVTFLSWLVVFAMGFQAWLGATVVYSVLEPVKITVHMVMALVIVAMLLYILHAAKSDSNSYPKSHINILPLVTITLFVTLVQIVLGTQVRQFVDDRIDIVGEAAKNLWLTGVDWEFYLHRTFSIIVVLLNVFLAQRIYRHQLHFKKINWVLLLLTLEVFTGIAMYYLDFPFASQPLHLVLASLLFGVQFYLVLEAISSRKRFKSL, from the coding sequence ATGCAAAAACACTTTAGAAAAGTCGCCAAGATATCTTTAGTTTTGGTATACCTAGTCATTATTGCCGGTGCGGTCGTTAGAATGACCGGAAGTGGAATGGGCTGCCCAGACTGGCCCAAATGCTTTGGACACTACATACCTCCTACCGATGTCTCTGAATTGCAATGGGCACCCGACACCGAAATAGAGAAAGGACAGATTATTATAGTAGACGAAAAACTTTTGGTTGCTACAAAAGACTTTAATACCGTTAAGACATTTAATCATCGAAATTGGGAAGCATACACAAAACACGACTATGCAAAATTCAACGTAGCCCACACTTGGATAGAATATATAAATCGTCTTTTTGGAGCATTGGCCGGTCTAGCTACATTGGCCTTGGCATTGCTCTCGATACCATTGTATAAAAAGAACAAAAAGGTGACCTTTTTATCTTGGTTGGTGGTATTCGCAATGGGTTTTCAGGCATGGTTAGGGGCCACTGTGGTCTATTCGGTTCTTGAGCCCGTAAAAATTACGGTGCATATGGTAATGGCCCTTGTTATTGTGGCTATGCTACTTTATATTCTTCATGCGGCCAAAAGCGATTCAAATAGTTACCCTAAATCACACATTAATATTTTACCTCTGGTGACAATAACATTGTTCGTCACCTTGGTTCAAATCGTTTTGGGCACTCAAGTGCGGCAATTTGTAGACGACCGCATTGACATTGTTGGTGAGGCAGCTAAAAATCTTTGGTTGACCGGTGTAGATTGGGAGTTTTACCTGCATCGTACCTTTTCTATTATAGTAGTTTTACTGAACGTTTTTCTGGCACAGCGCATCTACCGTCATCAACTTCATTTTAAAAAAATTAACTGGGTATTGTTATTGCTAACCCTTGAAGTTTTTACGGGTATCGCCATGTATTATCTTGATTTCCCTTTCGCTTCGCAGCCACTTCATTTGGTCTTGGCATCCCTATTATTTGGTGTTCAGTTTTATTTGGTCTTAGAGGCCATAAGTTCTAGAAAACGATTTAAATCTTTGTAA
- a CDS encoding pRiA4b ORF-3-like protein gives MIYKIRIILDAQEDIFRDIEIEANNSMEEFHNSIAQSFGFLGNEMASFYTCDEEWNQDEEIALFDMSENGSDVRLMNETFLEDVLTRNNPKLIYVYDFLSMWTFFVELADIVENEPGVSYPNLLFSFGELPETPPEKNFESKPKYDFDDTFENYDDLDFDENWN, from the coding sequence ATGATTTATAAGATACGTATCATATTAGATGCCCAAGAGGATATATTCCGTGATATTGAAATCGAGGCCAATAATTCTATGGAAGAATTTCACAATTCAATAGCCCAATCTTTTGGTTTTTTAGGAAATGAAATGGCTTCTTTTTATACCTGTGATGAAGAATGGAACCAAGATGAGGAAATTGCTCTTTTCGATATGAGTGAAAATGGTTCTGATGTGCGTTTGATGAACGAAACTTTTTTAGAAGATGTGTTGACCAGAAATAACCCTAAGCTTATTTATGTCTATGATTTCTTGAGCATGTGGACATTTTTTGTCGAACTTGCCGATATCGTTGAAAACGAACCGGGTGTATCTTATCCTAATCTTTTGTTCAGTTTTGGCGAATTGCCAGAAACACCACCCGAAAAGAATTTTGAATCAAAGCCCAAGTACGACTTTGACGATACTTTTGAAAACTACGACGACCTCGATTTTGATGAGAACTGGAACTAG
- a CDS encoding nucleoid associated protein NdpA — protein sequence MINLYPTQIETISLHRVGNKNKSEGIFLSAEPFSLNDETTGLLKEYFFKPFREKEENYFKFTNDVDVEFNELFKIASDIFADPDSTHLNSKRIATHLFEQSNHPHIKSGEVYVVYLSGIMLDNQKTDAIGIFKSELKHDFLQFEEKGSNLDIVIQQGININKLDKGCLIFNANKEEGYKILSVDSNRYDAKYWLENFLDVEALADENFYTKNYLKFCQNFAKDVVLPAEDKQQEVLFMNRAVNHFAKNDEFEETGFLNEVMENPELIPEFKHYKVEKGPKYSIEDVSNFDIANKAVSDVRKKIKNVINLDTNIQIKMDFINPESAQKFVEKGWDEERQMYYYLVYFNKEEKS from the coding sequence ATGATTAACCTCTATCCTACCCAAATTGAAACGATATCACTTCACCGCGTTGGCAACAAAAACAAAAGTGAGGGTATATTTTTGTCTGCCGAACCATTTTCACTAAATGATGAAACCACGGGTTTACTAAAAGAGTATTTCTTTAAACCATTTCGAGAAAAGGAAGAGAACTATTTCAAATTTACGAACGACGTTGATGTAGAGTTCAACGAACTTTTTAAAATAGCCAGCGATATATTCGCCGACCCTGATAGTACCCATCTAAACTCTAAAAGAATCGCTACGCATTTGTTCGAACAATCGAACCACCCGCATATAAAAAGTGGTGAGGTCTATGTGGTCTATTTGTCAGGCATTATGTTAGACAATCAGAAAACTGATGCTATTGGTATTTTTAAAAGTGAGCTTAAACACGATTTTCTGCAGTTTGAAGAAAAAGGCAGTAATCTAGACATTGTAATTCAACAGGGCATCAACATCAATAAATTAGACAAGGGGTGCCTTATCTTCAATGCAAATAAAGAGGAAGGTTATAAGATTTTATCGGTTGATAGCAACAGGTACGATGCGAAATATTGGCTAGAGAACTTTTTAGATGTAGAGGCCCTTGCCGATGAGAATTTCTATACCAAGAATTACCTCAAGTTCTGTCAGAATTTCGCAAAAGATGTAGTGTTACCAGCCGAAGACAAGCAACAAGAGGTTCTGTTTATGAACCGTGCAGTAAATCATTTTGCCAAAAATGATGAGTTTGAAGAAACAGGCTTTTTAAACGAGGTGATGGAAAACCCTGAATTAATTCCTGAGTTCAAGCATTATAAAGTAGAAAAAGGGCCGAAATATAGTATTGAAGATGTTTCAAACTTTGATATTGCAAATAAGGCCGTTTCGGATGTTAGAAAGAAAATCAAAAACGTCATTAATCTAGATACCAATATTCAGATAAAGATGGATTTCATTAATCCGGAATCTGCCCAAAAATTTGTGGAAAAAGGTTGGGACGAAGAACGACAGATGTATTACTATTTAGTTTATTTCAACAAAGAAGAAAAAAGCTAA